A region of the Halanaerobiales bacterium genome:
GAGATTTGCTGATAGTCAGTTTGAGATTAATGGTAAAATAACTGATATTTTAAATAAAGCTGAACTTGATCTATTATTAAGTACAGAAAGAGGAGATATAGATAGAGTATTAAATATTTTTTCTCTGGACCCTGGATTTGAGATAGGTTATTTTCTGGAAGGGGAAGCAGAGATTAAGGGTGATTTTCAATCACCTTCTGCTAATTTAGATCTTGCAGCTTATAGTGTAGATTCAAGTGAAAGTATAATAAATATTAATGGTATTATAAATGATGAACTTAAACTTAATTTAATAGGTTCTAAGGTAAAACTAAATAAATTCATAAATATGGTAGATAGTAACCTTGAGTTAAAAGGTACTGCTGATTTTTATGGATTATTAAATGGTTCTCTTGAAAATTATAATCTGGATTTAACTACTAATATTGACCAGGCTTCTCTTGAAGGTTTTACCGCAAATAATATAAAAGGTTATTTAAACTATAGTAAAGGTTCTAATCTTAACATTCATCAAAATTTTAGTTTAGGTGGCCAGGGAAATATTTCTCTTGATGGTAAGATAAATCCGACTACTACGGATATGGATTTAGAGGTTATTAGTGAAAATATACCTTTAAAATTACTGGAAGGTACTATTAATTTGGCTTCTCAGGTAGAGGGTACTGCCAGTGGGCAATTTGCTATTAAAGGTAAATTTTCTGATCCTGAATTAAGTGGAGATCTTGATTTTTCCGGTAATGAAATGAATTTAAGTTTACCCCAAAAATTTAGTGATTATTCAGGAAAACTGAAATTAACTAATAATTATATAGAAATAGCAGAATTTGAGGCAAAATACGCAGATTCTGATTTTTCGATTAGTGGTAGAGTTTATCCCTTTGAAAATGAAAATTTCTGGGATTTAAATTTAAAAGGAAAAAATTTGCCTATAGACCATGGTTCCTTTAGTGGTCAATTCGATACTCAGGGAGTTCAGGTTATTGGATCTTTATTTGAACCGAGAATCGAAGGTGAATTGTTAACTCATGATTTTATAGCTTCCACACCTTTTAATTGGCCTACTTCAGAAGGGGAATCTTCTTTTGATCCACAGTTAGAATTAACTTTAAAACCAGGAAAAGAAGTATATTTTAGAAGTGGAAGAAATATTGATATTGCTGTTCAGGAAGGTGAACTAACTTTAATTCTTGAAGATGAATTTCAGATGGAAGGTCAATTAAGCTCCAGACAGGGTACTTTCGATTATTATAGTAATAAATTTTTGTTAGATAGAGCTACAGCCTCTTTTAGAAGGTTTGAAGGAGTTGTTCCTAATGTCCATGTAGCTGCTTCTACCCTGGTTGATGGGGTTAGGATAAATATAAGACTTGATGGACCTGCAGATAATATGATTGTCAGTTTTACTTCTCAGCCTGATTTAGAACAAAATGAAATAATGGCTTTATTAACTCAAAAAGGAGGAATTGCTGAGTTTATAAATAAAGAAGAGCTTGAAGAAGATGATATAGCAGAATTGGTAAGAAGAGAATTTATGAGAATTTTGCAGGGAACTTTTCAATTAAGTTTTATTTCAGATTTAGAAACAAGTCTTGAAGAAATGTTAAGACTTGATAGAATAGAAATTGATACTTATGAATTAGGGTGGAATGATGAAATTACAATTACTGCCGGCAAAAGTATTACAGATAAATTATATCTAGAATATAGAAATACAGTTGGGGTAGATGATATTGAAAATGAATTATCATTTAGCTATCCCTTAACTGATAAAACCAGACTGGAAGGTAGCTGGTATGGTGATAGTGAATTTAGTTTGAGTATTGATACTGTTATTGATTTTTAATAACAAACCTAAAATTTATGATAAAATTAAAGGAGGAAATTATGAAGAAATTAAGTATTGTTACAGCAATTTTTTTGATAGCTTTTCTGGTAACTGGTGGTCTGGCTGCAGCACAGGATCTTGATGAAAATATAACCAAGATAACATTTGAAGGAAATGAAAATGTTACAAGAGAAACAATTATGAAAGCAGTAGAAACAGAAGTTGGAGATGAATTTAATAGAGATAAATTACGTTCAGATATGCAGAGTATTATGGAATTAGGTTATTTTCAGGATATAACTGCTTCATTCAAAAATTATGAAGATGGACTTGAAGTAGTTTTTAAAGTTGTAGAAAATCCAATTATCAGTGAAATAAAAATCACAGGAAATGAAGTTTATTCTGAAACTCAAATTTTAAATATGACCGGTGTTAAACAGGGTGAAGTTCTTAATGTCAAGGATTTAAATGAAGGTTTAAAAGATTTACGCAATAAATATCAGGATGAAGGTTATATACTTGCAACTTATAAAAATGTAAATATTTCTGAAGATGGAATTCTTAGTCTTGATATTGATATAGGACATGTAAATGATGTTATCATTAAAGGAAATGAAAAAACTAAAGATTATGTAATTAGAAGACAGTTAGATATAGAAAAAGGTGATATATTAAAACTAAGTGATGTTCAGGATGCTTATCGTAATCTTTATAGATTACAGTATTTTAAAAATATCCAGCCTGATTTCAAAAGGGTTGAAGGTGAAGAAAATTTAGCCAATATAATTATAACTGTTGAAGAAGGTAAAACAGGTCAGTTTAACTTTGGTGCAGGTTATGGAACAGGTGGAGATTCAGGTGAAGGATCCTGGTTTGGTTATCTTAATTTAAAAGAAGAAAACTTACTGGGGAGAGGCCAGAGTTTAAGCTTTGATACCAGAATTGGAAATACTACTACTTATTCTTTAAGTTTTCAGGAACCTTGGTTACTTGGTACAGAAAATTCATTTGGAATAAGTATTTATAATCAAAAAACTGATGGTAAAGAAAATAATGAAGGTGAAGAATATAATGAAACAAGACAAGGTGGCAGTCTTTCTCTAGGTAGACCTCTTACTGAAATGTGGGATGGTAATGTTAAATATAGACTTGAACAAACTGAATATGATTGGGCAGATGAAAATAAAACAGATGAGTCAAATAGAACCAGTAGTATTACTTTTAAAGTAGATAGAGATACAAGTAATCATCCCTTTAATCCAGATGATGGTGCAATTGATATTTTCACCTTAGAAACAGCAGGTGGAATACTTCAGGGAGATAATCAGTATCAGAAATTAAGTGCTGATCTAAGAAGATATTATCCAGGATTTAGAGATGAGCATGCCTGGGCTTTAAGAGGAAAAATAGGACTTGGTTTTGATCAAATACCTCTATCAGATAAATATTATGTAGGTGGAGCTAATACAGTTCGCGGTTATGATGAAAGTGTTAGTGGAGATGATATGCTTTTAGTAAATGCTGAATACCGTTTTCCAGTTGTAGATAGAATTACTGGAGTTGTTTTTCTTGATAGTGGAAATGCCTGGGAAAAAGATGCAGAAGTTAAAATAGATGATATGAGAAGTTCTATTGGTCTAGGGGCCAGGATGAATACTCCTTTAGGACAGATAAGACTTGATTATGGATTTACTGAAACTGGTGATGGTAAATTTCACTTTAGTATAGGTAATACATTTTAGTAAATAAATAGTAATAAATATTATATTAAAGTTAATAACTTCAGGAGGGTTAATTTTATGAGAAGAAAGAAGAAATTTTTATGGGTTTTAGTAATTGCAGCTGTAATTATTACAGCAACTGCTTATTATACCCCATTTACCAGTTTAGCCAGTGATAATAGTCTGGAAGGTGAGATTGCTTATGTTGATATTCAAAGGATTTTTGAATTACATCCAGATAAAGCGGAAGCTGAAAAGGAATTAAATAAAGCAGCACAAATGATGCAATCAGAATTAGAAGAAAAAGTTACTGAGTTAAATCAGGAAGAACAACAGGAATTGCTTAGTGAATATCAAAGTGAATTATCCCAAAAAGAACAAAAGCTGATTCAGAATGTTCTGGCAGAAATCGAAAATGCAATTAAAAAGGTAGCTGAGCAAAAAAAGGTTAAATTAGTGCTTGATAAAAGAAATGTCATTTATGGTGGCTATGATATGACTGAAGATGTTATAAATTATATAGAAGAACAGAGAAGTAAAAATAATAATGATGAGAATTCTAATCAAGAAAAATCAGGTGAATAAATTTATTTGTTAAAGGAGGTGAGGAGTTGCTAAAAAAGCTATTAATAGTTTTTTTGTTGATAATAATTATTTTAGCTGCTTCAGTGTTCTATGTTTATCTAAATGGTTTAGCTTCTCCTCATCCTGATCAAAAAAAGACAGTCAATCTTTCTTTTAGAGATTTTGAAAATGAAATTAAAAGCTGGGTGGATAGTCTTGAAGATAATAAAGATGAGATTTTTGCTACTCAGAAATCTATTATAAAAAAACAACAAAAGATTGTTAGTGAAAACAAAGAGAAAATAGATGAGAATATTGAAAAAGCTTTGAAGAGATTAGAAAAAGATTTTGAAGAAAAAATAACCCAAAAAGAAAAAGAATTAAATAAGGAATTAGAAAATTATATAATCCAAAAAGAAGAAGAATATAAAGCAAAAGCAACTGTGCTTAGAGAAGAGTATTCAAAAAAACTTGATGAAAAAGCTGAAAGATTAAGAGATGACAAACAAAAAGAAGTTGAAGAAAAAATAGATGAAATTTCTAAAAGTTATCATAATCAAATTTTAAATATACGTCTTAAATTAGAAGTTCTTGAATTAAGCAAATCTGGCAAAACAGAATTAGAAAATAATTTAGATAAAATAATGGAAGAAAGAGAAAGAAGAAAAGAAGAAGCCAGAAAAAATTTAGAAGATAAGTTAAATGAAGAAATAACAGCAGAAGAAAAGAAAATAAATAAAGAATTTCAGAATAAATTAAGTCAATTTGAGACTGAAATCAATCAGGAGATTGAAGATAAAAAAGAGGAATTAAATAATGTACTTAGAGGTTATAAAAATCGTCAGGAAGATCTTCTTAGCAATAAGTTAAAAGAAAAAAGAATTGTATTAAATAAAATAGGGAATAATTTTTTAGAACAACAGCAAAAAATAATAGATAAGGCTAAAAGAGATTTATATAAAATAGGAGATATTGAGAAAATTGAGTTAGATAGTTTAGGGGGAGAAGAAGAATGAATATAGGGATAAAAAAAATAGCTGTTTTTTCCATTATTTTAGCTTTTAGTTTTCTTTTAGTAAGCTGTAGTTTTCAGGAAGAAACAAAAATTGGGGTCATGAGTATGAATCAAGTTTTAAATGAGAGTCAAAGAGCTCAGGAATTACAAACTGAATTAGAAAATTTTAGTAATAAAGAAGAAAATTTCGAAGTTAGAAAAGAAGAGTTAGAAGAAAAATTAAATAATGAATTAAATACGGTTTTGGGAGAAATAAGTGAAGAAAAGGAACTTGATATTATATTATATAAAGATAAAAGCTATTATGGAGGTATTGATATAACTTCAGAAGTAGTGGAAATAATTGATGAAAAGTATTATGAGCAAAATGATGGTGCTGAGAATGGAGAATAAAAAAGAGTTTACTGCTTATGAACTGATGAAAATTGTTGATGGTGAACTTTGTGGGGATTCTGAAAAAAAAATAACAGGAGTTAGTTCAGTTGAAAATCCAGTAAAAAACACAATTGTATTTGCTGAAAATGAAGAATATCTTAAAAAAGCGGAAAAATTAAATGCTGATTTAGTAATAACTAATAAAAATTTTGATGCTGAATTAGACTTATTAAAAGTAAATAATCCAAGACTTGCTTATGCAAAGATTTCAACACTTTTTTCTGATAAGCCTTTTCCAGAGGAAGGTAAAGCTTCCAATGCTGCAATAGCTGATAATGTAAAAATGGGCAGGAATGTTTTTATCGGTGAAAATGCTGTTATCTCTGATAATGTTATTTTAGAAGATGGAGTAAAAATTGGAGCCGGGGTCTATATTGGTCAAAATGTAAGAATAGGAGAAAATTCTATTATTTATCCTAATTCAGTTATAGAAAATGATTCTATCCTGAAAGATAAAGTAATAATTCATAGTGGTAGTATTATTGGAGCAGATGGTTTTGGTTATGTTCAGGATGGAGAAAAACAACAAAAGATTGCACAAAATGGTTCAGTATTAATAGAAAGTAAAGTTGAAATTGGAGCTAATACTACAATTGATAGAGGTACAAATAAAGCAACTTTCATTGGAAAAGGAACTAAAATTGACAATTTAGTACAGATCGGTCATAATGTAGAAATAGGAGAAAATTGTTTGATTGTGGCCCAGGTTGGTATTGCAGGATCAGTTAAAATTGGAGATAATGTTACAATTGCCGGACAGGCAGGAGTTGTTGATCATACAAGTATAGCTAAAGATAGTATTATTGCTGCTAAGAGTCTGGTGACAAAGGATTTAAAATCAGGTGAATTTTATTCTGGTAATCCTGCTCAAAAACACAATCAGGAGCTTAGAAAAGAGGTTGCAGTAAGAAAAACTCCAAAATTACTAAAAAAGGTAAAGAAATTAGAAAAAGAGATAAATAAAATAAAAAAGGAGATGGATAATTAATGAAAAAGTTGATATATGTTTCAATGGCTTTAGTATTAATTTTAACAGCTGTTAATGGTATCGGAGAAGCTTCCTTAAGTGATAATTTAGTTCTGGTTCCTGAAGCCAGTCTTGTTGAAAAAACAGGAGAGATAAGTGGAGATTTAATTTTAGATGAAGGCTT
Encoded here:
- the lpxD gene encoding UDP-3-O-(3-hydroxymyristoyl)glucosamine N-acyltransferase, with protein sequence MENKKEFTAYELMKIVDGELCGDSEKKITGVSSVENPVKNTIVFAENEEYLKKAEKLNADLVITNKNFDAELDLLKVNNPRLAYAKISTLFSDKPFPEEGKASNAAIADNVKMGRNVFIGENAVISDNVILEDGVKIGAGVYIGQNVRIGENSIIYPNSVIENDSILKDKVIIHSGSIIGADGFGYVQDGEKQQKIAQNGSVLIESKVEIGANTTIDRGTNKATFIGKGTKIDNLVQIGHNVEIGENCLIVAQVGIAGSVKIGDNVTIAGQAGVVDHTSIAKDSIIAAKSLVTKDLKSGEFYSGNPAQKHNQELRKEVAVRKTPKLLKKVKKLEKEINKIKKEMDN
- a CDS encoding OmpH family outer membrane protein yields the protein MRRKKKFLWVLVIAAVIITATAYYTPFTSLASDNSLEGEIAYVDIQRIFELHPDKAEAEKELNKAAQMMQSELEEKVTELNQEEQQELLSEYQSELSQKEQKLIQNVLAEIENAIKKVAEQKKVKLVLDKRNVIYGGYDMTEDVINYIEEQRSKNNNDENSNQEKSGE
- a CDS encoding BamA/TamA family outer membrane protein, giving the protein MKKLSIVTAIFLIAFLVTGGLAAAQDLDENITKITFEGNENVTRETIMKAVETEVGDEFNRDKLRSDMQSIMELGYFQDITASFKNYEDGLEVVFKVVENPIISEIKITGNEVYSETQILNMTGVKQGEVLNVKDLNEGLKDLRNKYQDEGYILATYKNVNISEDGILSLDIDIGHVNDVIIKGNEKTKDYVIRRQLDIEKGDILKLSDVQDAYRNLYRLQYFKNIQPDFKRVEGEENLANIIITVEEGKTGQFNFGAGYGTGGDSGEGSWFGYLNLKEENLLGRGQSLSFDTRIGNTTTYSLSFQEPWLLGTENSFGISIYNQKTDGKENNEGEEYNETRQGGSLSLGRPLTEMWDGNVKYRLEQTEYDWADENKTDESNRTSSITFKVDRDTSNHPFNPDDGAIDIFTLETAGGILQGDNQYQKLSADLRRYYPGFRDEHAWALRGKIGLGFDQIPLSDKYYVGGANTVRGYDESVSGDDMLLVNAEYRFPVVDRITGVVFLDSGNAWEKDAEVKIDDMRSSIGLGARMNTPLGQIRLDYGFTETGDGKFHFSIGNTF